Below is a window of Escherichia coli DSM 30083 = JCM 1649 = ATCC 11775 DNA.
CGCCGCTGGTAGGTGCTTTTGTGGTGATTATGGTGGTGACAATCGGGTTAAGTTTCCTTGATTTCACCCTCGCCTTTACGCTGGGCGGCATTATGTTACTGACGCTTTTCCTGATGCCACCACTGTTTTATCGTGCGGGAAAAAGCACCGGGCAAAATCTGACTCATCTTCGCGGGCAGTATCGCCAACAACTGACGGCCTGGCTGCAAGGGCAAGCTGAGCTGACCATTTTTGGTGCCAGCGATCGTTATCGCACGCAATTAGAGAATACAGAAATTCAGTGGCTGGAAGCGCAACGCCGTCAATCTGAACTGACCGCATTGTCGCAAGCGATAATGCTGCTCATTGGCGCGTTAGCGGTGATCCTGATGCTGTGGATGGCGTCCGGTGGCGTTGGCGGCAATGCTCAACCCGGCGCGTTAATTGCCCTGTTTGTCTTCTGCGCGTTAGCCGCGTTTGAAGCGCTGGCACCAGTAACGGGTGCATTTCAGCATCTGGGGCAAGTCATTGCCTCTGCCGTACGGATCACTGATTTAACGGATCAAAAACCGGAAGTCACCTTCCCTGATACCCAAACTCGTGTTGCCGATCGCGTTTCGCTGACATTACGGGATGTTCAGTTCACTTATCCGGAGCAATCCCAACAGGCACTTAAAGGGATTTATCTTCAGGTAAACGCCGGGGAACATATTGCGATTCTCGGGCGAACCGGATGCGGCAAATCAACACTGTTACAACTGCTGACCCGCGCATGGGACCCGCAACAGGGCGAGATTTTGCTTAACGATAGTCCCATAGCCAGCCTGAATGAAGCGGCTCTACGACAGACCATCAGCGTTGTTCCCCAGCGAGTGCATCTGTTTAGCGCCACGCTGCGTGATAATCTGTTACTCGCCTCGCCTGGTAGTAGTGATGAGGCTCTGGCGGAGATCTTGCGTCGCGTTGGTCTGGAGAAGCTGCTCGAGGATGCAGGTCTCAACAGTTGGTTAGGTGAAGGCGGACGCCAGCTCTCCGGTGGTGAACTGCGCCGTCTGGCTATCGCCCGTGCGCTGTTACATGATGCGCCGCTGGTATTGCTGGATGAACCTACAGAAGGCTTAGATGCCACAACCGAAAGTCAGATCCTTGAATTGCTTGCAGAAATGATGTGCGAGAAAACGGTGTTAATGGTCACCCATCGACTTCGCGGACTCTCTCGTTTCCAACAAATAATAGTGATGGACAACGGGCAAATTATTGAGCAAGGTACTCACGCAGAACTGCTTGCCAGACAGGGGCGTTATTACCAGTTTAAGCAGGGTTTGTAAGCTATTATTGAACGATCCGACTTGCGTGGAGTTTTGCGGTCATGCGCCTGGTTCAGCTTTCTCGCCATTCAATAGCCTTCCCTTCCCCGGAAGGCGCATTACGTGAGCCTAACGGCCTGCTGGCACTGGGGGGCGATCTTAGCCCTGCGCGCCTATTAATGGCTTATCAGCGTGGTATTTTCCCGTGGTTTTCTCCTGGCGACCCCATCCTCTGGTGGTCGCCCGATCCCCGCGCGGTGTTATGGCCAGAATCACTGCATATCAGCCGTAGTATGAAGCGATTTCATAAACGCTCACCCTATCGTGTCACGATGAATTACGCTTTTGGTCAGGTCATCGAAGGCTGTGCCAGCGATCGCGAAGAAGGAACCTGGATCACGCGTGGCGTGGTCGAAGCCTACCATCGCCTTCACGAACTCGGTCATGCCCACTCCATTGAAGTCTGGCGTGAAGATGAGCTTGTCGGCGGTATGTACGGCGTGGCCCAGGGAACACTATTTTGTGGCGAGTCCATGTTCAGCCGGATGGAAAATGCGTCCAAAACGGCGCTTCTGGTCTTCTGTGATGAATTTATCCGTCATGGCGGTAAACTTATCGACTGCCAGGTCCTTAACGATCACACAGCATCGCTTGGTGCCTGCGAAATTCCCCGCCGGGATTACCTTAATTATCTCAATCAAATGCGCCTCGGACGATTGCCGAATAATTTCTGGGTACCTCGATGCTTGTTTTCACCACAAGAATGAATGTTTTCGGCACATTTCTCCCCAGAGTGTTATAATTGCGGTCGCAGAGTTGGTTACGCTCATTACCCCGCTGCCGATAAGGAATTTTTCGCGTCAGGTAACGCCCATCGTTTATCTCACCGCTCCCTTATACGTTGCGCTTTTGGTGCGGCTTAGCCGTGTGTTTTCGGAGTAATGTGCCGAACCTGTTTGTTGCGATTTAGCGCGCAAATCTTTACTTATTTACAGAACTTCGGCATTATCTTGCCGGTTCAAATTACGGTAGTGATACCCCAGAGGATTAGATGGCCAAAGAAGACAATATTGAAATGCAAGGTACCGTTCTTGAAACGTTGCCTAATACCATGTTCCGCGTAGAGTTAGAAAACGGTCACGTGGTTACTGCACACATCTCCGGTAAAATGCGCAAAAACTACATCCGCATCCTGACGGGCGACAAAGTGACTGTTGAACTGACCCCGTACGACCTGAGCAAAGGCCGCATTGTCTTCCGTAGTCGCTGATTGTTTTACCGCCTGATGGGCGAAGAGAAAGAATGAGTAAAAGGTCGGTTTAACCGGCCTTTTTTGCGTCTATGAGTTATGGGGAATAAATATTAGAGGATGGAGTGTTGAGTTTGAAGACTGCCTGTACGGCAGTGAACCCCGGATTGATAGCTATTTTTCCAAAATATTCTTTCTAAGCTGCCTGTACGGCAGTGAACATGAGCAAAATTGATTATCAGGCACTGCGCGCTTTCTAAGCTGCCTGTACGGCAGTGAACGTACAAAGACGCCCAGACGCATCAGCGCCACATTTCTAAGCTGCCTGTACGGCAGTGAACCCGCGTTCGTCGGCCAGCCCATTGCGCAACCCTTTCTAAGCTGCCTGTACGGCAGTGAACGGGGGTATTCAGTGACTAAATTCGATCGTATCTTTCTAAGCTGCCTGTACGGCAGTGAACACCTGTTTTTGTTGGTGGGCGGTTTGGAATCCATTTCTAAGCTGCCTGTACGGCAGTGAACTGGAATAATAGCAGACTATCCGATTGATTTACTGTTAAAACTTACAAAATCGCAGATTCAAACCCTTTTTCCAGACTTCAAAATAGCAATAAGAAAATCAATGAGTTACATTACAACCTAGAAAAAGGGTCGGTTTGGTATTTCTTCAATCTCATATTTTCTGCATAGCTTTTGATAAACAATTGACCAGAACACATACGGTCATAATCTCCGTCCCGCGAACAGCGTGTTCATTGCGTAACCAAACAAATCAATCTATATAAATTCTTCTTGACCGTTTCACTCCAACTCCCTATAGTAGCGCCCCGTTGCCACCTATGAGGTCTGGCAGCAAAACAATTTGGTGAGGTGTCCGAGTGGCTGAAGGAGCACGCCTGGAAAGTGTGTATACGGCAACGTATCCGGGGTTCGAATCCCCGCCTCACCGCCATCTTTAAAGAAGAGCTCGTACGAAAGTACGGGCTTTTTTTGTATGCGGTGGGCATGGCGCGCATAAAAAGGCCCAACCACATGGCCAGGCCTGTTAAAAATTGCAAAGCATCAAAACCAGGGAATAGTGGCGGTTGCGCTTAATCCATAACTACTAAATTCCCCTTTAACCGGTTCTTTGAGCAAATCACCATGACGGATAAACAACTTGAACAGTTGCTGACTCGACAAACTCTTCATATTGAGAAAAGGTAAATCAGTCCGCTGTTCAGCCTGCGTCGCCAGTCGTTCAATTGCCTGTTCTTCAGTTAGCCAGCCTTTTTTCACTGAACGCCTTAACAGACGCTGAGGGTTACTTTTAACCTGCACGCGGCTTACTACTCGCCAGCCTTTTATTTCTGGAACGGGAGTGACAGGTGAACATTGGCAATAGTCCGTTAGTCCTTTACGCCACGTTGAGGCTTCAAGCGCCTGCAATGCCTGGGCGCTACCATGCAAGCGTAAACGCGCTCCAGGCATAACATTTACGTCAGGGAAACTCACGCCGATATCGCCTTGCCCTCTTGCACCTAATACCCGATGCAGTTTTGCAAATAACGCCGCCATCAACATTTCGCTCGAAAATTCAGGATCTGGCAGAACGCGGATCTCAAGGTAGTGATCCATTGGCAGCTCCTTATTCCGATTTCTCACCAAAGACACCGCCACGGATCAGCACAGCCATCACGTAGTGCTGCTGCTCAACGTCTGGTTTCATCCCTTTAGTCACCCAATTGTCCAGTAAGGTATAAAAGTCGAGTTTTTCTTTCGGTTGACGGCAGGCCACACCGCGACTGGTTACAGAACCGTAAGGTTCCACGGCTATAGCCCCCAATTCATCAACCTTTGGATGCCAGGTATCAATGGTACGTAAAGCATTGCCAATCTTCTGAGAGTGAATACCGGCAATGCCAGCCACCTGGTATAACACGCGACTTTTACTACTGTTGCTGTCGAGTACCAGCTCCTGCGACGGAAAAACTTCTTGCCCGGCACCAAGACGAACCTGCGCTTCAACGGTAAGCATCACCCACTCTTTTGCGCTTAATCCTTGCTCTATAATGGCCGCCAGCTGCGTGACCGCTGCCTGTCCCTGGTCAAATTGACGTAAAGAGAAGTCATGGCTGTTAAAAGTCCATGACGTCTCGTTAGCAGTCACTTTCACCTGGATCTGTTCGGCACCAATGCGGTTGCGCCACAGAAAACGACCATTTGCCAGATTCAGCGCATAGCGAAGCGCCAGCTCTTTAAAGCCATGTTCGCTGATGTAACCTTCAATGACCCCGGAAAGCGCCTCCTGGTAAGCCATATCATTACATACTGACGGTGTGGATAAATTACCCAGCACACGCAGCGTAAACACCACCTTTAACGTATCCGTATCTACCGGAAGCGAAGCCACATCCACCCGTTGCAGGTTGGCTTTTTGGATTTCAGCATCCAGTTTTGTGGGATCGCTGACAATGGCATTTTTCAGGCGATTAGAGATGGTTCCGCGGACCGCTTTCTCCTGAATCTCAATGGGTTGCCATTCATTTCCTTGCCAGTTACCTGCGTACATTACCGCGTCAGAGGTTGCCAGTTTGCGCTCAAATGCCAGTACCGACGCCGTTTTTATTGCTACAGGAGCCTTTGCCATAATTATGTCCTTATTCTAAATCGTCATATTCATTAAAGGTAAAATCATCAACAACTGGCGTTGCCGAACAATAGTAGCCAGTGTCCGTTGTGCGGTAACGCCACATCAGCGCTTGCAAGTCTGTAGTGCGATGTAATCCGCGCCATTCGCCAATGCCATATACCGCTTCGGCAAAGGCAAATGGCGTCACGGTGTCGCGCGCATTTTCAACTTCACCGGGTGCGTAAACAGGAGAAATGCGTTGGTAGCCACACATTAACGGTACCAGGAAACCAGGTATTGGCTTCGGCTGGTATACCCATTTTGCGCTGTTGTCTTCAGCCGGAGATTCGGCCTGATATTTAATCGCGGCGAAATCAAGCCAGGCATCCAGCAACGAGATGTCGGGATGTTGTTGGTGATGTTCAGCCAGCCATTCACTGCGATCGTAAAGCGCATAACCCGGCATTAACCGCCAGACGATTTTACGCAGTTGCTTTTCATCTTCAGGCGCATGAAAAAGCTGCGGATCGCGCATACTGACAATGCTGCCGCCCGCCAGTTTGTGGCTCTGGCAAAGCATTTTCAGATAGTCACAAAGAACTTTTCTGCCATATTCACCATTGGTGATTTCGCCATTACATTCAATCAGTAGAGAAACCGTCAAGTGCATGCGGCCCTCTTCATTGAACGAGGCGGTTTTACCTTCTCTGGTTAATGGGTTACGGGTGAGAGCGAACTAAAAATCGCGCCCAGAGCTGTACGCCTGAATATGCTGTTCATGGCTTACTACCGCACAACCATCAAAACTTACGCCAAATTCATCCACGACTTTGCGAGAAAGCGCATGGACATAACCGAGAAAATGGGTCATCGACGGGAATCCCCAGGTCAACCCGGAGACAGCGTTAGCGTTTTCGATGCGTATATGGGGTAACAAGAGCAGATAACTCATTTCAGCGCCTCCTGCAAAACAGCTTCCATTTCACGCATCCGTTGAGCGAACAGAGACTGGCTGCGCCACTCTTTTTGTTCGACAGCGCCTACGTCAAAACTGGATTTTTTCAGGCGATAGTTCAGCCAGCGTGCGAAATCATCGGCGACAGTTACTTGCCAGTCGTTTTTCTCACGCTCCTGTTTGAAAGTCTCATCTGAGAGGCTTCGCCACGGGTCCAGCCAAAGTTGTTGGTGGCGAGGTAAGTCTGGTGATTGTGCGGACCATCCCTGCCATTTTTCTTGCTGAAAAGCGGATGCCTGCATGAACAGCAAATCGATCAACTCATCAATATATTTCGCCCGCACAGTTCGGATATGGACATTATTTATGTCAACCTTCAGTAAGTAGGTCATCTGGGCGACAATGCCTGAAGCCGCCCGATTGAAATCGCCGCGTAGGGAAAAAATACTGCGCATGTTTTGTGGCGCGCGATCCAGCGTCGCCCAGGTGGGCGGCATTGACGGCAACAGCCAGACACGGCCACCCCGCACACTATTGAGCAAAGAAATATTCTGCGGTTTTGTGCCGCCAAAATGCATTTCGGCAAGATTAGGAAACCAGATATCTGGCTGGGAGTGCCATTTTCCTGCTTTGCGGGCATCGCGAATGGCTTTCGACTCCTCACTAAAGCGCACGGCGGTTAGCTTTTCATACATCGCCTGCGCCAGTGAACTGGAAAACAGTGGGCATAACAGGTGATAACCATCCGCAACAGGGAAATAGATTTGTTTCGCCAGTTTATGGCTGGAAGGCCGTCCAGTAGTCCATGCCTGGCTAAACCCAGCTACCCACAGCTCCAGTTGCACTTTATCCTCTGCAAACGTACTTAATGCCTGATAATCACCACGCTTCAGGCTGGCAAGCAGTGAATCTCCGTTCACATCGGTTTGTAGCAACTTTGCTACGTCAAGTGCAGCGGCGTTACCAATCGCGTCAGTAGCGACATTCGCCAACGATGCTGTGTTTAAATAGCTTTCGTTAGCGGAGGTTTCCAGATAAAAGCTACTGGCTTTAGAATCACCATGACTGAATTTAGCGCCATGAGTGACTAATTTGATTTGCCCGGCACGCTTTGCCGCATCCGTTAACCAGTTACGTGGCAAGTAGCGTGCTTCGAGTTCCTGCCGCTCCTGAGCGATAACGCTGGCGTCCTCGCCCTGTTCCACTCGCTTTGCGGCTTCTTTTTCAAAGGCATCGATTTTGGGTTGCCTTCGCGAAGCGATGTATTCAGTAATAAATTGTATTAGCGCCGTTTTTTCCATATCGGCTCCTTTTCGTTAATCCATCAAGTCGAAGTTGCTCCCTGATTTCACTGAAAAATCTCCGTAGCCCAACATGGCTTCAGTACAACTGACATACACAGCAAAAGGGACAACACCAGTGGTGATCACACAAACAAACTCTCCTAGAGATATCTTCTAAAAGATATTATTAAATCTCATGTAATCACCATAGGTGATATTAAAGCAACTTAATATTTGCCACGCAATAGTTGAAGCACTAACATACCCAAACTGCCTTGAGCAGCTTAGAAATAGAGGTATCTCCGGATACGGACTTGTAAACTGCCGTACAGGCAGCTCGCGCCCCATCACATGTTGCGAAACACACCTAACCAGGGGTGATAACGCCAGTCATCGACCGCATCTTCTTCACTGACGGGTACTCTCACCTCCGCAAACTTTTCCCCAACGTTTGCTATCTCACAACTTTGCTTATCAGCTAAATTCAACAAAACGTGTTGGTAATCCATCACGCCCCAGCAAGCGACGCCGCTGGCGCATCTCACCTCTTCTCGCCTGAAATTCCCTTGCGCTTTACGCTCGTTGTCGCCCGTGCGGGAATAGAAACGCGCTTCGCTTTCTTCATCATCCATATGCAGAAAAAACACCGCCTCCGGCAAAGGGGAATAACGAAATGGCGTCTGGCGCTGCATCCAGCCGTTCCAGCTTAGCGGTGCACGCCACCATTGCGCCGCCACCACATGTTTGCTTTTACTGCTCATCAATTCGGCGGATAAACGACTATGTTCTAGCTCCGCCAGTTTGTTGGCATTATTGGCAGACAGGATCCGCGGCAAGGCGTTAATCGTCCGGTAGTCCGCGATCGGAATCAGTTCGCAAATATCGTGGCTATTCAGCAAGTGTTCTTTTGTTTCGAAACCAGGCTTACAAAATGCGGGGGCTTTTTTCTGCAATGATTTGATATTGCTACGCAAAATAACCAGATTCTCACTGGTCGGCACATTTCTACGGTGGCGCTGAATACGTCCGGCAAATTGAATTATCGAACGCATGGAGCTTGGTTCGATAATTCCCCAGTCCGCATCCCAGTCACGCCCCACTTCTATAACCGATGTCCCCAACACCACAAACAGATGGTGCGATTCCGGACGGTTATGTAAGGCATCTGCGATATCTTCGTTGTTCCAGAAATCGAGTTCGTTATGACGAGTAAAAGCGCGATCCAGTCGCTTCTCAATATCTGAACGCACCGCCAGCGGATGTCGGGAGTGGTAAACACAGTAATGAATGCAGACATCTTCTGGTGAAGGAATGGCAATCAGGGCTTTGGTCACCGCAACCAGTGGATTGATATTCGCGAAGCGCACCAGGCCCAGCGAAACGGTTTTACCGCTTTCGTGTCGCTGGCGATGCGCCTGATGCAACTTCAGCATTTGCGTATGCACCGTCTGGGCCACACTTTCGGTAACATCTTGTATCGCGCCTGATGCTGATGAAACCGAAGCTACACGCCCGAAATGCAGTCGTTCTTTTTCAGCCAGCATTACCGCTCGTCGTGCAACAAATTTGGCATGAGCATCACGAAACCCAGGTCCGTCGTAAATTTGCGTGGCATCAGCATCTTTTTCATCAAACCAGGCGCAGCATATATTGACAGGCCTGCCGTTGATACCACAAGACGCCTGCCACATTTTTCGCCCAGCAAGATAAGCCGCGAACAGCGCCTGAATCAAACCTGGCGGTAACGTCGCGGAAGAAAGTAATACCCGCGTTCCCAGCATCCCGGCCCAGTTCATCAATCGACATACCGCATGAAGATCAGCAATATCAAAGTCATCAGGTTCGTCGAGCACTAAATCGCTGGTTAACAGGCGCAACATCGCCGGAAGCTGTTTCCCGCCTCGCACGCCCTCGGTCGCGGAAATAAGATGATCAATCGTCGAGACCAGAATCGGCGCGCTTACTAACTCCTTAAGTTTGCTGTCATCCTTCAACCATTTTTCCAGCGCCCCGGTATGCAGGCTGCCTTCGTACTTAACGAACTGTTGCTCCTCTGCCGGCGACTCTTGCGAAGCACTTCCGCAATCATTGTCTATTTTTTCCTGTTGCCACAGTTGATTAACTGCCGCCGAACCAATCAGTACCGCCAGCTCATCCTCACCCAGCCCAAGCCGACTGCGCAGAGCATCGCCGGTTTGTAAAGTCAGCGTGCGCAATCCCAGCGCAACGGTAAAGCGGCACCCTTCTCGCTCGTCGGCAAGTGCATACATAATGCGGGCGTTCGCAAAGGTTTTACCACACCCCGTCGAGGCCATATTGACGCCGAAAAATCCCTCTTCACGACTTCGTTCACGTAACGCTCGCGCCACATCCCAGGCTTTATCTTGCCAGCGATAATTCACATCTGTAGCCCGCTGGCTAAAACCTTTATGTCGGGCAATTGCCGGAAGCGATGCCCGTGTGTGCATCAGTTGCCGCCCAAGCAGATACGCATGATGCGCGACGCCCACAAGGTGTTCGTCTACCCGTTGTTTGAGCGTGCCGCTTTGGCGATCGCTATTTGCCCAGACGATATAATCCGGGTCCTGCCATTTTTGCTGCGCATCGCTTGAGGAATAGTAATGATCGGCAAGCATCAGACAAAAACGCGCCATATGTAAGGGGAACAACTGTTCCATCTGCCCATATGTCTTTAAACCGAGCGCGTTGCTTGCCCGGCGGGCTATCTGACGCGCTTTTTCCCGCCAGCTCGCGCTTTGAAGCGGCGTTCCTGATGGAAACTGCCAGACGTGCGCAAAATCCTGTTGTGACCAGTCATCTCTGCGGTGGTTAACGGCATTCCAGTCAGCATTAAGTTGCTTCTCCAGCCAACTTTCACACCCTTTACATGATTGTTCCGACTGTGGAGAAAGATTCTCCGGCATTCGATGATGGGAAAGGATCAGCCAGCCTACCGTTTTGGCTAATGGTTGCAGCGAACTGAACGGGCTATTTGAAAATTGAGGAGTGTCTTTTTGCAGGCGCTCAAGAATCGCAGATTCATCATCTGCCGTGAGTTCGCCAAGCTTCGCCAGCCACACATCGTCGGGCCGCTCACCGACAAACGTCTGAAAGAGCCGCAGTGAAATCCATTCATGTCGGTAAGGTTGATAACTGCGGGTATTCTTTTGAGTCAGGCTTTGCTGAAAGCTGCGTCCTGATTTACCAAAATCATGAAATAGCCCAGCGATAGCCGCCAGCAGTGCAATACTTTCCGCGCACTGCCAGCGATTTTCTTCTTTGTTCACCAGGCTGATTTGCGTTGTTCGATTTGTGGGAACGCGGCCTTGAGCATTAAAGCGACGAATATTGCCGACAATCCACATCAGCTCCGTTTGCCCATTCTTCTTCAGCCAGTGACAAGCCACTGCGGTATTTCGCCTGGCGGTTTTGCGCAGTAAACGGCGGAGTGTATTAACGCCTTCCAGAGTAATCACCGTTTGCCATGCTGCGTCACCAGTGCGTTCGGCAAACTGATCAATAATACGGCAGCTTTCCACGCGAGCATTTTTCGTACAGCGTGAGATAATTAGGACATTCATTGGTCAGCCTTAGCCAGTGCCTGGGCCGTTTCCTGCAGAGAGGTGATCATGACATCCAGCGCATCCGCTTGTTGAAAGATATTAACACAGCGTTGACGAAACTCCTGAGCATCTTCTCCCGCCATTGCGGCAATAAATGCTTGCGGCATAACAAGAGCATCTTTAATCAGATCGGCAAGGTCAAAAACAAGCCCGCCGCGACGTGTCTTACCATGCATTACAGCTAAACCGTGCGGGATACCTGTTACCCACGCCGCCACTGCTGCCAGTCCATAAGCCAGATAATTCCCTTGATCGAGGAAGCGGTTGGCCATATCGATACCACCGCCCCGTTTTGCGCGAGTGAAATCGCCATACCCCACGGTTTGACTGACCATTTTGTATAACGCTTTAGTCAATTTGGCCTCAA
It encodes the following:
- the csy1 gene encoding type I-F CRISPR-associated protein Csy1 produces the protein MEKTALIQFITEYIASRRQPKIDAFEKEAAKRVEQGEDASVIAQERQELEARYLPRNWLTDAAKRAGQIKLVTHGAKFSHGDSKASSFYLETSANESYLNTASLANVATDAIGNAAALDVAKLLQTDVNGDSLLASLKRGDYQALSTFAEDKVQLELWVAGFSQAWTTGRPSSHKLAKQIYFPVADGYHLLCPLFSSSLAQAMYEKLTAVRFSEESKAIRDARKAGKWHSQPDIWFPNLAEMHFGGTKPQNISLLNSVRGGRVWLLPSMPPTWATLDRAPQNMRSIFSLRGDFNRAASGIVAQMTYLLKVDINNVHIRTVRAKYIDELIDLLFMQASAFQQEKWQGWSAQSPDLPRHQQLWLDPWRSLSDETFKQEREKNDWQVTVADDFARWLNYRLKKSSFDVGAVEQKEWRSQSLFAQRMREMEAVLQEALK
- the cas3f gene encoding type I-F CRISPR-associated helicase Cas3f, translated to MNVLIISRCTKNARVESCRIIDQFAERTGDAAWQTVITLEGVNTLRRLLRKTARRNTAVACHWLKKNGQTELMWIVGNIRRFNAQGRVPTNRTTQISLVNKEENRWQCAESIALLAAIAGLFHDFGKSGRSFQQSLTQKNTRSYQPYRHEWISLRLFQTFVGERPDDVWLAKLGELTADDESAILERLQKDTPQFSNSPFSSLQPLAKTVGWLILSHHRMPENLSPQSEQSCKGCESWLEKQLNADWNAVNHRRDDWSQQDFAHVWQFPSGTPLQSASWREKARQIARRASNALGLKTYGQMEQLFPLHMARFCLMLADHYYSSSDAQQKWQDPDYIVWANSDRQSGTLKQRVDEHLVGVAHHAYLLGRQLMHTRASLPAIARHKGFSQRATDVNYRWQDKAWDVARALRERSREEGFFGVNMASTGCGKTFANARIMYALADEREGCRFTVALGLRTLTLQTGDALRSRLGLGEDELAVLIGSAAVNQLWQQEKIDNDCGSASQESPAEEQQFVKYEGSLHTGALEKWLKDDSKLKELVSAPILVSTIDHLISATEGVRGGKQLPAMLRLLTSDLVLDEPDDFDIADLHAVCRLMNWAGMLGTRVLLSSATLPPGLIQALFAAYLAGRKMWQASCGINGRPVNICCAWFDEKDADATQIYDGPGFRDAHAKFVARRAVMLAEKERLHFGRVASVSSASGAIQDVTESVAQTVHTQMLKLHQAHRQRHESGKTVSLGLVRFANINPLVAVTKALIAIPSPEDVCIHYCVYHSRHPLAVRSDIEKRLDRAFTRHNELDFWNNEDIADALHNRPESHHLFVVLGTSVIEVGRDWDADWGIIEPSSMRSIIQFAGRIQRHRRNVPTSENLVILRSNIKSLQKKAPAFCKPGFETKEHLLNSHDICELIPIADYRTINALPRILSANNANKLAELEHSRLSAELMSSKSKHVVAAQWWRAPLSWNGWMQRQTPFRYSPLPEAVFFLHMDDEESEARFYSRTGDNERKAQGNFRREEVRCASGVACWGVMDYQHVLLNLADKQSCEIANVGEKFAEVRVPVSEEDAVDDWRYHPWLGVFRNM
- the cas6f gene encoding type I-F CRISPR-associated endoribonuclease Cas6/Csy4 → MDHYLEIRVLPDPEFSSEMLMAALFAKLHRVLGARGQGDIGVSFPDVNVMPGARLRLHGSAQALQALEASTWRKGLTDYCQCSPVTPVPEIKGWRVVSRVQVKSNPQRLLRRSVKKGWLTEEQAIERLATQAEQRTDLPFLNMKSLSSQQLFKLFIRHGDLLKEPVKGEFSSYGLSATATIPWF
- the csy3 gene encoding type I-F CRISPR-associated protein Csy3; the protein is MAKAPVAIKTASVLAFERKLATSDAVMYAGNWQGNEWQPIEIQEKAVRGTISNRLKNAIVSDPTKLDAEIQKANLQRVDVASLPVDTDTLKVVFTLRVLGNLSTPSVCNDMAYQEALSGVIEGYISEHGFKELALRYALNLANGRFLWRNRIGAEQIQVKVTANETSWTFNSHDFSLRQFDQGQAAVTQLAAIIEQGLSAKEWVMLTVEAQVRLGAGQEVFPSQELVLDSNSSKSRVLYQVAGIAGIHSQKIGNALRTIDTWHPKVDELGAIAVEPYGSVTSRGVACRQPKEKLDFYTLLDNWVTKGMKPDVEQQHYVMAVLIRGGVFGEKSE
- the cydC gene encoding heme ABC transporter ATP-binding protein/permease CydC; protein product: MRALLPYLALYKRHKWMLSLGIVLAIVTLLASIGLLTLSGWFLSASAVAGVAGLYSFNYMLPAAGVRGAAITRTAGRYFERLVSHDATFRVLQHLRIYTFSKLLPLSPAGLARYRQGELLNRVVADVDTLDHLYLRVISPLVGAFVVIMVVTIGLSFLDFTLAFTLGGIMLLTLFLMPPLFYRAGKSTGQNLTHLRGQYRQQLTAWLQGQAELTIFGASDRYRTQLENTEIQWLEAQRRQSELTALSQAIMLLIGALAVILMLWMASGGVGGNAQPGALIALFVFCALAAFEALAPVTGAFQHLGQVIASAVRITDLTDQKPEVTFPDTQTRVADRVSLTLRDVQFTYPEQSQQALKGIYLQVNAGEHIAILGRTGCGKSTLLQLLTRAWDPQQGEILLNDSPIASLNEAALRQTISVVPQRVHLFSATLRDNLLLASPGSSDEALAEILRRVGLEKLLEDAGLNSWLGEGGRQLSGGELRRLAIARALLHDAPLVLLDEPTEGLDATTESQILELLAEMMCEKTVLMVTHRLRGLSRFQQIIVMDNGQIIEQGTHAELLARQGRYYQFKQGL
- the aat gene encoding leucyl/phenylalanyl-tRNA--protein transferase; this encodes MRLVQLSRHSIAFPSPEGALREPNGLLALGGDLSPARLLMAYQRGIFPWFSPGDPILWWSPDPRAVLWPESLHISRSMKRFHKRSPYRVTMNYAFGQVIEGCASDREEGTWITRGVVEAYHRLHELGHAHSIEVWREDELVGGMYGVAQGTLFCGESMFSRMENASKTALLVFCDEFIRHGGKLIDCQVLNDHTASLGACEIPRRDYLNYLNQMRLGRLPNNFWVPRCLFSPQE
- the infA gene encoding translation initiation factor IF-1 — encoded protein: MAKEDNIEMQGTVLETLPNTMFRVELENGHVVTAHISGKMRKNYIRILTGDKVTVELTPYDLSKGRIVFRSR